A segment of the Chitinophagaceae bacterium genome:
CCGGGCGACTATACACTCTTGGTTCTCCGTTCCACAACGTTTCTTCGTTGTACTGTATGCGATCATTTTCAATTCCACCAAACAGCATTGCACCAATACGACCGTTACCAAGTGGCAGTGCCTCTGTCCATTTAACAGCAGGTTTGGGATACCACAGTTTTAAATCCTGTGCCTGCAACATCTGCAAACAACAGAATGTTACTGCAAGAGCTAAATATGTTTTTTTTTGTACCATCGTTACTACTGCTATTTAACCTTTGTTGCGTCACTCACTTGTACAACAACAATTCTATTCTTCTTTTTTACCAAGCGTCCCTACGGGACGCAAAACCATTCATTGACTTTTCGCTACCCATCAGTTGTTCCTACGGAACAAATTTATCCGTCACTGTCATTCTAATTCCGTCAGTCGAATGTCCCTCACTCATCACTCATCATTCATCACTCATCACTGCTTCACCTCTTCCTTCTTTACATCATCTGCAACAATCACCTCTGCTTCACCCAATATGTTGTTTTGAAATATGATGTTTTTTGTATTAGCTCCTTTTATTTCTACAAAGGTTTTTGTTCCGTTGAAAGGCCAGCTATTTTGTAGCAATCCATTCTGCGCATTGGTGAAACGAATAAGCGGAGCAGTTGTTATTGGTTTAGCAGAAACAAAACCATGAACGATCACCCGATCTGTCTTCTCAACTGATAAAGACGGCCCTGTCTTTACATTCACCCGTACATTGTGCAGTTCAATATCCTTTCCGTTACGAATTGTGATTCCTGTTTCAGCTTCAAACACACAATCATTTAAACTGATCTCACTCACAGGCATTTCATCGAGCCCATTAATATACATCGCCTGTTTGGTGTAAGCAGTGATATTGCTAAAACGGATATTCCGGAACTGTGGAGTCCGTTCACTCACCGGTTCAGGTGCTACTTTTGAATACTCCATATCCAGCACAATTGCCTGCGCTTTGATATTCTTCATGATGATATTATCTACCCGAATATCTTCCACTACTCCACCTCTTCCTCTCGTTGTTTTAATTCTTATACCACGGTCAGTTCCATCAAACACACAATTGCTGATGGTGATCTTCTTTACATCACCACTCATTTCACTACCGATCACTACACCACCATGTCCACTTAACATGGTACAATTCGTAATAGTATAATTTTCTGCTGGCGTTGCTTTGGTTCTGCCTGCCAGATCTTTTCCGGACTTGATCGTAATACAATCATCACCTACACTGATATGACAATCGGAAATATGCACATACTTACAACTCGACGGATTAATGCCATCTGTATTAGGCGATTTCGGATTATCAATTGTTACACCTGTGATCGTTACGTTTTCGCAGAACTCTGGTGTTACTGTCCAGAAAGGCGAATTGGTGATCGTAATTCCTTCGATTAATACATTCTTACAATACAACGGTTGAATAAACGGCGGGCGTAAGAACCCACGTTTCATTTGCGTTGGATCATCTGGTAACAGAATATCTTTATTCAAACTATCGAACAGGAGTTGATATTTATTCCGCTCCGTTTGATTTTTATAAAACGTCAATGCATAATTCCACCACTTTTGTCCGTGCCCGTTGATGGTGCCTCTCCCCGTGATAGCAATATTCTCGGCCTTGTATGCATAGAACAACGGTGAAAAACTCATTACATCCACTCCTTCATAACGACTTTGCACCATTGGCAGGTAATCATCAAAATTATCAGAGAAGTGCAATTCTGCTCCTGCATCAATTAGAATGGTGATATTACTTTTCAAATGAATAGGGCCGGTTAAATATTTTCCTGCAGGAAAATAAACCGTACCGCCACCTGCTTTTGATGCAGCGGCGATGGCATCAGCTATTGGTTTGGTTGCCAGTTTACTGCTGTCCTTTTTTGCACCGTATTTGGTGACATCATAAAAGCCTTGTGCTGTTGCAGTGAAGCAAGTAATTGTTACAATAGCAAAGAGAATCAGTTTTTTCATCTTTTTATTTTATAACCGCCGTCAGGGTTTTCAACCGCTGACGGGGTTCGTTCGTTTACTCAAACAACCAATCAATATTTTTATTCTTCGCATCACTCATCAGCATCGCATCATATACAGGTATCACCTGTGTGCCATCAACAAAGCCCAATACTAAACAAACACCTTTCGGCAACTTCAATGTATGCGTTCCTGCTTTGAAGGTATAAGTATGAATATTTACCGGTGGCATGCCATCCAATGCAATAGCGTTGGATATTTTTATTTCTGCCTGACCATAATCATCGGCACTTGCATTTGTTTCCAGTTCGGGTGCTTTGGCAAAAACAGTATCAGTTGTAAATGCAGCACGTTGTGTTTTGAAATAGCCTACTAATATTTTTACCGGTTTATCAGAGTAGAAGTTGATCTCTGTCGGCTGAGTCAACTGCTGTTGATAAGAGAATTGAATGGATTTCAACCCTTTCAACTCAGACGCCAGTTGTTTGATGCGGATACTTGTATCACTAAAGATGTCTGCGTCTTCATTTAATACAACAGGCATAAGATTTAACTTCACATCCGCTGGTTGAAAAGGCTTGCGTTCTTTTACGGTTGATGAAGATGTGTTTTTCAGTGAGTCAATTTTAGATTGAAATGTTTTTAACTCTGTTTCAAACACAGGCAGCATTTCATTCCAATGTTTGAATGTGCCATTTACACCACGCATCGGAATCTTCCGTTGCTGCGTTTGCATACTGTTGGCATAGAGATAAGAGCTGGAAGTAAGTCGAGCCAGTTCTTTGTAATCATTCACACTTTTTGCAGCATTGGAACTGCCAACTCAAGATCATTAATATTGTTACTGTATTTATATTTCAGCAATTGCACCGCTGCATTTACTTTATTACTGAAATGATGGGCCATTGCTTTATAACAATACATATCATTCGCAATGCGATTGAATTCATCTTTATTCTTCGTGATTCGCTTTGCTACTTCTGTGATGAGTGCAGCAGCTTTATCACCATGTACTACCACTTCTCTTGATACCTGCGGCGGTGTTTCACCAATATGTTTGATTCCCTTGTGTTCTTTATCAGCATAATCAAGGATCATTTCACCTTCCGGTGCTTCTGCATCATACAACAAAGTAAATAACCCATAACGGAAGGGGTTGATGAGTTGTGTCATCAACATACCAAGTGTGAGTGTTTGCCTGTTACCGTCAGTTATTCCAAAGCGACGCAGCAATTTCGGAGCAATCTCTCCGCTCTCTTCATACGCCGTTAATATTTTTCTTCCATCTGCTTCACTGCAACCAAATTTATCAGCCAGCAAGCGACTCCAGTAAACAACTTCTTCTTCCCGGTTACGTTTTGCTTTCCAGGCATAACGGCTCCATGCACTGTACCAGATCCAGTCACGTTCAATTTGTAATAAACGTTTTCCTTTTACACTATCTGCACTGTAAGGCCAGTCCCAGTAAGAAGCTTGCGGATATAAATGCAAACCGTTACCACCCATTACTTCGTGCATACCAATTACGCTCTGCTGAATAAAATCGGGCGAGCCATAACGAAACGGTTCAAGGTTGGCAAGGATATGTACGTTTTCAATCTGTACACTGCCGAGTTTGCTTAATGTCTGATGTAATTCAGCCCAGCTTCCTCTTGGCCGTGCATAGGTCAATGCTTCACCGTTAAACTTTGCCTCGGTATATAAATTTTATAAAGTGGTAGTGATGCACGCATAACGGCCGGCGCATCGGTATCATGTGCACGC
Coding sequences within it:
- a CDS encoding glycoside hydrolase family 28 protein: MKKLILFAIVTITCFTATAQGFYDVTKYGAKKDSSKLATKPIADAIAAASKAGGGTVYFPAGKYLTGPIHLKSNITILIDAGAELHFSDNFDDYLPMVQSRYEGVDVMSFSPLFYAYKAENIAITGRGTINGHGQKWWNYALTFYKNQTERNKYQLLFDSLNKDILLPDDPTQMKRGFLRPPFIQPLYCKNVLIEGITITNSPFWTVTPEFCENVTITGVTIDNPKSPNTDGINPSSCKYVHISDCHISVGDDCITIKSGKDLAGRTKATPAENYTITNCTMLSGHGGVVIGSEMSGDVKKITISNCVFDGTDRGIRIKTTRGRGGVVEDIRVDNIIMKNIKAQAIVLDMEYSKVAPEPVSERTPQFRNIRFSNITAYTKQAMYINGLDEMPVSEISLNDCVFEAETGITIRNGKDIELHNVRVNVKTGPSLSVEKTDRVIVHGFVSAKPITTAPLIRFTNAQNGLLQNSWPFNGTKTFVEIKGANTKNIIFQNNILGEAEVIVADDVKKEEVKQ